From a region of the Helianthus annuus cultivar XRQ/B chromosome 5, HanXRQr2.0-SUNRISE, whole genome shotgun sequence genome:
- the LOC110938452 gene encoding putative F-box protein At1g67623, producing the protein MGIPKRTRKITNDDTSLSVRRHEEKRVRKLVHPSTTSVGSLPRDLLVDVLGRVASSSFTDLFNAKLSCKDFLESTTNDYISQRISIEKFPITNWFTRNKRVLAFLSQCFNKGNPESLFRKGMIDYFTSVNVESGLLYLKRAVAKGHLEATYVYGMILLSSGDQQGLKLLNSMNCSRSRRWNVRGCRDKIDSIFKQIWINNPVTLAKVNTKCRERNHAIRFERRGWSLDDHEEIASCDVCLWYRELVYFCKSMNVIV; encoded by the exons ATGGGTATTCCAAAGAGAACAAGAAAAATCACCAACGATGATACAAGTTTGAGTGTTCGTAGACATGAAGAAAAACGAGTTCGTAAACTCGTTCATCCATCAACAACGAGTGTTGGATCGCTTCCAAGAGATCTTTTAGTTGATGTTCTTGGTCGGGTTGCATCATCTTCGTTCACTGATCTTTTCAATGCTAAACTCAG TTGTAAAGATTTTCTTGAATCAACAACAAATGACTACATCTCTCAACGTATTTCGATCGAGAAGTTTCCAATAACAAATTGGTTTACACGGAATAAAAGGGTGCTTGCTTTCTTATCTCAATGCTTCAACAAAGGAAACCCTGAGTCTTTGTTCAGAAAAGGAATG ATAGATTATTTCACGTCAGTTAACGTTGAATCTGGACTATTATATTTGAAAAGAGCAGTTGCGAAAGGACATTTAGAGGCGACATATGTATATGGCATGATTCTTCTTTCAAGTGGAGATCAACAAGGATTAAAACTTCTGAATTCCATGAATTGCTCAAGGTCAAGGCGTTGGAATGTGCGAGGTTGTAGAGACAAAATCGATTCGATATTTAAACAAATATGGATTAACAACCCGGTTACTCTAGCCAAAGTCAACACAAAATGTCGAGAACGAAATCATGCCATTCGTTTTGAAAGAAGGGGTTGGAGCTtagatgaccatgaagaaattgCAAGTTGTGATGTGTGTTTATGGTACcgtgaacttgtttatttttgtaaaagcATGAATGTTATCGTTTGA